In Geminocystis sp. NIES-3708, a single window of DNA contains:
- a CDS encoding glycosyltransferase, which produces MKVLIADFDLFLKIGGGQTFYRQIIEKNPEIDFYYLLEKENQNNFRPNNAHGITYKPIYQIHDLNNYINVNPPRWAYRSFTLASNIANSVTGYSFDVVDAPDYEQYTLFLRPALKYHGVKCEKIALSMHGKISTTLQLDWFGSKEVNIPLDIEEKMQFKTADIRYGISKSYLKEWQNLVDLETQYFNPLHFIDLPQSQSLENNQNKPNLYFIGRTEKRKGADIFIDLVWWLSANNYNQASIIGPHSYSEFGDSSQVLLQSMINKRLININILPSKPRQELYKIFAQPAITFLPSRYDTLNLLALESLFSGCPTAIGSGAGVCQFLEENFPQLPWIKIDVNNTYECLPKLTNILENYYDYRQQLNEALLTINTNTNDPNLSSIYHTENNHDLDVCAELKEWYSQLINYWNSRTENKNYLKSIPSKVINKAIKPSIKKVKSKLIRYAEDTRSSQLIKSPFIASQYHKVFTLSEQTELEIEKKLQQVWNLAETFEPEAKGIKGKIQSAFRLDRVRVWREIARLERMRNNDLVATTYYLRSMRALGIDRFNELPYVIKTLEEKGFKPEAKVAEAMFKDISQQTEKTFNILNDTYQNNLKYQPQEYEFIDERRDKENYQVSVIVSLYNAAPKLPLFLRVLAEQTLVKKGLVEIILVDSGSPDQEYQVFKQLQSELNLPVVYLRSQNRETIQNAWNRGILLCRSPYITFLGVDETILPECLEVLAHELEENSDIDWVISHSLVTDVDLQGNHVNDIMLYDRSNYDQNFVYLDTCYLSLVGGLYRKNIHDRFGYYDSSYRGAGDTEFKNRVLPHIKTKMINRVLGLFWNYPDARTTQSPMAEVEDIRAWYLHRTLGGIKYAFNEKNTAEIEQFLIKTLAYRKSYCQHISSDLEYAYNLSQLLTEMKPSSSFLQLKPTIDELFLAYRQLDWIENLTTFSPSKILWNTRKLGEKIEVLHRQIISKLGNSNFNPNYDIFHDNRHEQHANLWLT; this is translated from the coding sequence ATGAAAGTATTAATCGCTGATTTCGACTTATTTTTAAAAATAGGAGGAGGACAAACTTTTTATCGTCAAATTATTGAAAAAAATCCCGAAATTGACTTTTATTATCTTTTAGAAAAAGAAAATCAGAATAATTTTCGCCCTAACAATGCCCATGGTATTACTTATAAACCCATTTATCAAATTCATGATCTTAACAATTATATTAATGTAAATCCTCCCCGTTGGGCGTATCGTTCTTTTACCCTTGCGAGTAATATTGCTAATTCTGTTACTGGTTATAGCTTTGATGTGGTTGATGCCCCTGATTATGAACAATATACTCTCTTCTTGCGTCCTGCTTTAAAATATCACGGGGTAAAATGTGAGAAAATCGCCTTATCAATGCACGGTAAGATTTCCACAACTTTACAACTAGATTGGTTTGGTTCAAAAGAAGTTAATATTCCTTTAGATATAGAAGAAAAAATGCAGTTTAAAACTGCTGATATTCGTTACGGAATTAGTAAAAGCTATCTTAAAGAATGGCAAAATTTAGTAGATTTAGAAACTCAATATTTTAACCCTTTACATTTTATTGATTTGCCTCAATCTCAATCTTTAGAAAATAATCAAAATAAACCTAATTTATATTTTATTGGTAGAACCGAAAAAAGAAAAGGAGCAGATATTTTTATTGATTTAGTTTGGTGGTTATCTGCTAATAATTATAATCAAGCAAGTATCATTGGTCCTCATAGTTATAGTGAATTTGGTGATTCTTCTCAAGTTTTATTACAATCTATGATTAATAAACGATTAATTAATATTAATATATTGCCATCTAAACCTCGTCAAGAATTATATAAAATTTTCGCACAACCTGCCATTACTTTTCTTCCTTCTCGTTATGATACCCTTAATTTATTAGCTCTTGAATCTTTATTTTCAGGTTGTCCAACTGCCATCGGAAGTGGTGCTGGAGTTTGTCAGTTTTTAGAAGAGAATTTTCCCCAATTACCTTGGATTAAAATTGATGTAAATAACACCTATGAATGTCTCCCTAAACTTACTAATATTTTAGAAAATTATTATGATTATCGGCAACAATTAAATGAGGCTTTATTAACTATAAATACTAATACTAATGATCCTAATTTAAGCAGTATTTATCACACGGAGAATAATCATGATTTAGACGTTTGTGCAGAGTTAAAAGAATGGTATTCACAATTAATTAATTATTGGAATTCGAGAACTGAAAATAAAAATTATCTTAAAAGTATCCCCAGTAAAGTTATTAATAAAGCTATTAAACCATCTATTAAAAAAGTTAAAAGTAAATTGATTAGATATGCTGAAGATACTCGTTCATCTCAATTGATAAAATCCCCTTTTATTGCCTCACAATATCATAAAGTATTTACCCTCAGTGAACAAACGGAATTAGAAATAGAAAAAAAACTGCAACAAGTATGGAACTTAGCAGAAACTTTTGAGCCAGAAGCTAAAGGTATTAAAGGTAAAATACAAAGTGCTTTTCGTCTTGATAGAGTTAGAGTTTGGCGAGAAATTGCCCGTTTAGAAAGGATGAGAAATAATGATTTAGTTGCTACAACTTACTATTTGAGAAGCATGAGGGCTTTAGGTATTGATAGATTTAATGAATTACCCTATGTCATTAAAACTTTAGAAGAAAAAGGATTTAAACCCGAAGCAAAAGTTGCTGAAGCAATGTTTAAAGACATTAGTCAACAAACAGAAAAAACTTTTAATATTCTCAATGACACTTATCAAAATAACCTTAAATATCAACCTCAAGAATATGAATTTATTGACGAAAGAAGAGACAAAGAAAATTATCAAGTCTCCGTAATAGTTTCCTTATATAATGCCGCACCAAAATTACCTTTATTTTTAAGAGTTTTAGCAGAACAAACTTTAGTTAAAAAAGGATTAGTTGAAATAATTTTAGTAGATAGTGGTTCACCTGATCAAGAATATCAAGTATTTAAACAGTTACAATCAGAATTAAATTTACCCGTTGTTTATTTACGCTCTCAAAACCGAGAAACCATCCAAAATGCTTGGAATAGAGGTATTTTACTATGTCGATCGCCTTATATCACTTTTTTAGGGGTAGATGAGACGATTTTACCCGAATGTTTGGAAGTTTTAGCCCATGAATTAGAGGAAAATTCTGATATTGATTGGGTGATAAGTCATAGTTTAGTGACCGATGTCGATTTACAAGGCAATCATGTTAATGATATTATGCTTTATGATCGCAGTAATTATGACCAAAATTTCGTTTATCTCGATACTTGTTACCTTTCCTTAGTCGGTGGTTTATACCGTAAAAATATTCATGACAGATTTGGTTATTATGACTCAAGTTATCGTGGTGCAGGAGATACAGAATTTAAAAACCGAGTTTTACCCCATATCAAAACTAAAATGATTAATCGAGTTTTAGGATTATTTTGGAATTATCCTGACGCACGGACAACTCAAAGTCCTATGGCTGAAGTTGAAGATATTAGAGCATGGTATTTACATCGAACTTTAGGAGGAATTAAGTATGCTTTTAATGAAAAAAATACCGCAGAAATTGAACAATTTTTGATTAAAACTTTGGCTTATCGTAAGTCTTATTGTCAGCATATAAGCAGTGATTTAGAATATGCTTATAATTTGAGTCAATTGTTAACAGAAATGAAACCTTCTTCCTCATTTTTACAATTAAAACCAACTATTGATGAATTGTTTCTAGCTTATCGTCAACTAGATTGGATAGAAAATTTAACGACTTTTTCTCCTAGTAAAATTTTGTGGAATACTCGTAAATTAGGAGAAAAAATTGAAGTCTTACATCGTCAAATTATCTCAAAATTAGGTAACAGTAACTTTAATCCTAACTATGATATTTTCCATGATAATCGTCACGAACAACACGCTAATTTATGGCTCACCTAA